From Veillonella dispar, one genomic window encodes:
- the hydF gene encoding [FeFe] hydrogenase H-cluster maturation GTPase HydF — MEQTPKANRVHIGFFGRCNAGKSTLINMLTDQPVSLVSEVAGTTTDPVSKSMEILPLGPVVITDTAGIDDTTELGTLRMEKTEEVVKKINLAVYVLRTDEEPTADDMHWLGLLKQNNVPIALFINEINAENKEVNQEENKEDASAYVESHKGLSELATVIGSADFTSKTKRLELLDLLGGLTPLDVEGDQTLLQGLVEEGDAIILVCPIDSAAPKGRLILPQVQTIREILDYKGLALVCQTEELPAMINSLKNPPKMVICDSQAFDRVDELTPNTIPLTSFSILMARFKGKLQDLVAGVEAIKNLKPGSRVLISEGCTHRRQCDDIGTVKIPNLLKKQGHTDLQLEFTSGGAFPKDVSQYDLIIHCGACMLTRREVLRRIECAVVQGTPIVNYGVLIAALHGILERAISPFVDELKG; from the coding sequence ATGGAACAAACACCTAAAGCAAACCGCGTACATATTGGCTTTTTTGGTCGTTGTAATGCTGGTAAGTCTACATTGATTAATATGTTAACAGATCAGCCTGTATCCCTTGTATCTGAAGTGGCAGGGACAACGACAGATCCTGTGAGTAAATCTATGGAGATTTTACCACTAGGACCTGTAGTGATTACCGATACAGCTGGTATAGACGATACAACTGAATTAGGTACATTGCGGATGGAGAAAACAGAAGAGGTTGTGAAGAAGATTAACCTCGCTGTTTATGTACTTCGTACCGATGAAGAACCAACTGCTGATGATATGCACTGGTTAGGGCTTTTAAAACAAAATAATGTGCCTATTGCATTATTTATTAATGAAATTAATGCAGAAAATAAAGAAGTAAATCAAGAAGAAAATAAAGAAGATGCATCTGCTTATGTTGAAAGTCATAAGGGTTTATCTGAATTAGCTACTGTCATTGGTTCTGCTGATTTTACATCTAAGACTAAACGTTTAGAATTACTCGATCTTTTGGGTGGTTTAACACCGCTTGATGTAGAAGGTGATCAAACTCTATTACAAGGCTTAGTGGAAGAGGGGGATGCCATAATTCTTGTGTGTCCTATCGATAGTGCAGCACCAAAGGGCCGTCTTATCTTGCCACAGGTACAAACGATTCGAGAAATTCTTGATTACAAAGGCTTAGCGCTAGTGTGCCAAACAGAAGAGTTACCTGCTATGATTAACTCTCTTAAGAATCCGCCTAAGATGGTTATCTGTGACTCTCAAGCCTTTGATCGAGTTGATGAGTTAACACCTAATACAATTCCGTTGACGTCCTTTTCCATCTTGATGGCCCGCTTTAAAGGGAAATTACAGGACTTAGTAGCTGGTGTAGAGGCAATTAAGAATTTGAAACCAGGTTCTAGAGTGCTCATCAGCGAAGGCTGTACACATCGCCGTCAATGTGATGATATTGGGACCGTAAAAATTCCTAATCTACTTAAGAAGCAAGGTCATACGGATTTACAGTTAGAATTTACGAGTGGGGGAGCCTTCCCAAAAGATGTATCTCAGTATGATTTAATCATTCACTGTGGTGCTTGTATGCTTACACGCCGTGAGGTATTGCGACGCATTGAATGTGCCGTTGTACAAGGCACACCAATTGTAAATTACGGTGTACTCATAGCAGCTCTACATGGTATACTAGAACGAGCGATAAGCCCATTTGTTGATGAATTAAAGGGGTAG
- a CDS encoding ParB/RepB/Spo0J family partition protein: MPREVKSKKSKSSGLGKGLGNLMKVDTVESVLPEKEIHELPISELVPNADQPRKSFDEDSLATLAESIKNLGIFQPIVVRKQKNKYQIVAGERRYRAAIIAGLETVPVVVKKYNTEEMTEVALVENLQREGLDPIEEALAYQGLMDTYKQTQEMISARLGRSRSYIANMVRLLKLCDSVQKDLIEGDLTVGQARPLLALRSAAQQMEAAERIKEGELSARQVEALVKSMQNKTPKAKGAKPQSTAEVRALMDRLKLSLGSPVNIKFRAGKKVQGKIEIAFSSEAELERLIAYMDGQEHTDDTETVEFRV; this comes from the coding sequence ATGCCTAGAGAAGTTAAAAGTAAGAAAAGTAAATCATCTGGCTTGGGTAAGGGCCTTGGAAACTTAATGAAGGTAGATACTGTAGAGTCTGTATTACCTGAAAAGGAGATTCACGAACTACCAATTTCTGAATTAGTTCCGAATGCAGATCAACCTCGTAAAAGCTTTGATGAAGATAGTTTAGCCACATTAGCTGAGTCTATTAAAAATCTTGGTATTTTCCAACCAATTGTAGTACGTAAACAAAAGAATAAATACCAAATTGTAGCTGGTGAACGTCGTTACCGTGCCGCTATTATTGCAGGCTTAGAAACAGTACCAGTTGTTGTAAAGAAATATAATACAGAAGAAATGACAGAGGTAGCCCTCGTTGAAAATCTACAACGTGAAGGCTTAGATCCAATTGAAGAAGCTTTGGCATACCAAGGTCTAATGGATACTTACAAACAAACACAAGAAATGATTTCTGCTCGTCTAGGTCGCAGCCGTTCTTATATTGCAAACATGGTTCGTTTGTTGAAATTATGTGATTCTGTACAAAAAGATCTTATCGAAGGTGACTTAACGGTAGGTCAAGCTCGTCCATTGTTGGCATTGCGTAGTGCAGCTCAACAAATGGAAGCTGCTGAACGCATTAAAGAGGGCGAATTAAGTGCACGTCAAGTAGAGGCTCTTGTGAAGTCTATGCAAAATAAAACGCCTAAGGCAAAGGGTGCTAAACCACAAAGTACAGCAGAGGTACGTGCTCTTATGGATCGTTTAAAACTAAGCTTAGGATCTCCTGTAAACATTAAGTTCCGCGCTGGTAAAAAGGTACAAGGTAAGATTGAAATTGCCTTCTCCTCTGAAGCAGAATTAGAACGACTCATTGCTTATATGGATGGTCAAGAGCATACAGATGATACGGAAACTGTAGAATTTAGAGTATAA
- a CDS encoding ParA family protein encodes MGKVIAITNQKGGVGKTTTSVNLSACLADAGKKVLLVDLDPQGNASSGLGIEKDDLELCVHDVLIDGEPIADIVQPTMLKKLFVAPATIQLAGAEVELVSVVSRETMLKKALAPVRDEYDFIIIDCPPSLGLLTLNAFTAADSVLIPIQSEFYALEGVSQLVKTITIVQQTSNKDLEIEGVLLTMFDGRTNLSIQVADEVKKFFGNKVYKTIIPRNVRLSEAPSYGEPIIVYDPKSKGADVYTKLAKEVIKASKAK; translated from the coding sequence GTGGGCAAAGTTATAGCTATTACTAATCAAAAAGGCGGTGTTGGTAAAACAACAACATCCGTGAATTTGAGCGCTTGTTTGGCTGATGCTGGTAAGAAAGTATTGCTTGTTGATTTAGATCCACAAGGTAATGCTAGCTCTGGTTTAGGCATTGAAAAAGATGATTTAGAACTCTGTGTACACGATGTTCTAATCGATGGTGAACCTATTGCTGATATTGTTCAGCCTACAATGCTTAAAAAGCTATTTGTAGCGCCTGCAACGATTCAATTGGCTGGTGCAGAAGTGGAACTTGTTTCCGTTGTTTCACGTGAAACAATGTTGAAAAAAGCATTAGCACCGGTACGCGATGAGTACGATTTCATTATTATTGACTGTCCGCCATCCCTTGGTTTACTAACATTAAATGCTTTCACAGCAGCAGATAGCGTATTAATTCCAATTCAAAGTGAATTCTACGCATTAGAAGGGGTTAGCCAATTAGTAAAAACCATAACAATTGTGCAACAAACATCTAATAAAGACCTTGAAATTGAAGGCGTCTTGTTAACTATGTTTGATGGTCGTACAAATTTATCTATTCAAGTTGCTGATGAAGTGAAAAAATTTTTTGGCAATAAAGTATATAAGACTATTATCCCTCGTAATGTACGTCTTAGCGAAGCGCCAAGTTATGGTGAACCAATTATCGTATATGATCCAAAATCTAAGGGTGCTGATGTATATACTAAATTAGCTAAAGAAGTAATTAAAGCATCAAAAGCTAAATAA
- a CDS encoding homocysteine S-methyltransferase family protein, whose product MYIFDGAMGTMLQAAGLEEGYCPELFNVEKPEVVKNIHAQYLQHGSDVITTNTFGACGLKLEDYDLQDRVREINIAAVKVAKDAIAEFKPSARVAGSMGPTGRFLQPLGNMSFDSIYDTYREQAEALIEGGVDFIIIETIIDVQEMRAALLASLDAREAAGKTKEDVQIICQFSFSEDGRTITGTPPAVATTIVEAMGADIIGINCSLGPEQITPLIEEIASVTNLPIICQPNAGMPQLINKQTVFPLTAEEMGPLMLPIVDAGASYVGGCCGTTPAHIQAISDAVKAHTPKERAHVEPKTIITSRTKLLELGHNTKPLIIGERINPTGRKVLAQELRDGSFIRVKRDALDQVEAGADILDVNMGVAGMDQTPLMERAIFELSMLVETPLSIDTLDPAAMEVALKNYPGRALINSVNGEEESITHVMPLAKRYGAALLCLPICSGDLPEKAEDRVALAESIVNRAYGYGLQPHDLLLDPLVLTLASGEDSARQTLRTLQLYKEKFGFPTVMGLSNISFGMPQRPYLNGQFLTMALACGLTTPIMNPLNYPAKKAFVSSTTLLGWDPGSAEFIKEYGYEDETSAPGNAAPKGPEKKSFDSNDPLANIRACVEQGEKEAIVDLVKKALADGMDPLDITKKGLSEAMNVVGDKFGSGKLFLPQVMLAAETMQAAFNTIKEIIPASESLDKGTVVVATVKGDIHDLGKNIVAALLENNGYKIVDLGKDVDPEVIVQAIKDNKAALVGICSLMTTTMPQIDNTIAAIRAAGLKTKVMVGGAVVSQDYADQAGADIYAKDGIAAVNHANDYFETLEK is encoded by the coding sequence ATGTATATATTTGACGGTGCTATGGGCACAATGCTTCAAGCTGCAGGCTTAGAAGAGGGCTATTGTCCCGAATTATTTAACGTAGAAAAACCAGAAGTAGTAAAGAATATTCACGCCCAATACTTACAACATGGCAGTGATGTTATCACTACAAATACATTCGGTGCTTGTGGTCTTAAATTAGAAGATTACGACTTACAAGATCGTGTAAGAGAAATTAATATTGCCGCTGTAAAGGTAGCAAAAGATGCTATTGCAGAGTTTAAACCATCTGCACGTGTAGCCGGTTCTATGGGTCCTACGGGTCGTTTCTTACAACCATTGGGCAACATGAGCTTTGACTCTATTTATGACACATACCGCGAACAAGCTGAAGCATTGATCGAAGGTGGCGTAGATTTCATCATCATTGAAACTATCATCGACGTACAAGAAATGCGCGCCGCTTTATTAGCATCTCTTGATGCTCGTGAAGCAGCAGGAAAGACAAAAGAAGATGTACAAATCATCTGTCAATTTTCTTTCAGTGAAGACGGTCGTACTATTACAGGTACACCACCAGCAGTTGCAACTACTATCGTAGAGGCTATGGGTGCTGATATTATTGGTATTAACTGTTCCCTTGGACCTGAACAAATCACACCTCTTATTGAGGAAATTGCAAGCGTAACAAACTTGCCAATTATCTGCCAACCAAATGCAGGCATGCCTCAATTAATCAATAAACAAACTGTATTCCCACTTACAGCAGAAGAAATGGGTCCATTGATGCTTCCAATCGTAGATGCAGGTGCAAGCTATGTAGGCGGCTGCTGTGGTACAACACCAGCTCATATTCAAGCAATTTCTGACGCTGTAAAAGCACATACACCTAAGGAACGTGCTCACGTAGAACCTAAAACAATCATTACTAGCCGTACTAAATTGTTAGAATTAGGTCACAATACAAAACCTCTTATCATTGGTGAACGTATCAATCCTACAGGCCGTAAAGTTCTTGCTCAAGAGTTACGCGATGGCTCTTTCATCCGCGTAAAACGCGATGCTTTGGACCAAGTAGAAGCAGGTGCAGACATCCTCGACGTAAACATGGGCGTAGCTGGTATGGACCAAACTCCATTGATGGAACGTGCTATCTTCGAATTATCCATGCTCGTTGAAACTCCATTGTCCATCGACACATTGGATCCAGCAGCTATGGAAGTAGCTCTTAAAAACTACCCAGGTCGCGCTCTTATCAACTCCGTAAATGGGGAAGAGGAGTCCATCACTCACGTTATGCCTTTGGCTAAACGCTATGGTGCAGCTTTACTTTGCTTGCCAATCTGCAGTGGTGATTTGCCTGAAAAAGCAGAGGACCGTGTTGCTTTAGCTGAAAGCATCGTAAATCGCGCTTATGGTTATGGTCTTCAACCACATGACTTATTACTTGATCCATTGGTATTAACACTTGCCAGCGGTGAAGATAGTGCACGTCAAACATTGCGTACATTACAGTTATACAAAGAGAAATTTGGCTTCCCAACAGTAATGGGCTTGTCCAATATTTCCTTCGGTATGCCTCAACGTCCTTACTTGAACGGCCAATTCTTAACAATGGCTCTTGCTTGTGGCTTAACAACACCAATTATGAATCCATTAAACTATCCAGCTAAAAAAGCGTTCGTATCTAGTACAACACTATTAGGCTGGGACCCAGGTTCTGCAGAGTTCATCAAAGAATACGGCTACGAAGATGAAACAAGTGCTCCTGGTAATGCTGCTCCAAAAGGTCCTGAAAAGAAATCCTTCGACAGCAATGATCCTTTAGCGAATATCCGTGCTTGTGTAGAACAAGGCGAAAAAGAAGCTATTGTTGACCTTGTGAAAAAAGCGTTGGCTGACGGCATGGACCCATTAGATATTACGAAAAAAGGCTTATCTGAAGCGATGAATGTAGTAGGGGATAAATTTGGTTCTGGTAAATTATTCTTGCCACAAGTAATGCTCGCTGCCGAAACAATGCAAGCTGCTTTCAACACTATTAAAGAAATCATTCCTGCTAGTGAAAGCTTGGATAAAGGTACAGTCGTTGTGGCAACCGTTAAAGGCGATATCCATGATTTAGGTAAAAACATCGTAGCAGCCTTGCTTGAAAACAATGGTTACAAAATCGTCGACCTTGGCAAGGACGTTGATCCAGAGGTCATCGTTCAAGCGATTAAAGACAATAAGGCAGCTCTCGTTGGTATTTGTTCCTTGATGACTACAACAATGCCTCAAATCGACAATACTATCGCTGCTATCCGCGCTGCAGGCCTTAAAACTAAGGTTATGGTTGGTGGTGCCGTAGTTTCTCAAGACTACGCAGACCAAGCGGGCGCAGACATCTATGCTAAAGACGGTATCGCTGCCGTTAACCACGCAAATGATTACTTTGAAACATTAGAAAAATAA
- a CDS encoding methylenetetrahydrofolate reductase — MTLREKHQQGKFTITVELDPPKSSSAQKVFDQAARLKGKVDAINIADSPMSKMRMSPISLSYLLQHNKDIETIFHLTCRDRNIIGLQSELLGAAALGVNNILTLTGDKPDNGDHPFAQSVFEVDCMGLLNIAKTLNSGKDLAGNDLDEPTNFYIGATGNPGAPDLEIERQKLAAKIKNGAHFVQTQPIYDLEQAKRYIDKMSEFDVPIMLGLIPLKSFKMATYLHEKVPGINLTQEILDRVEKGGKEAGTEIAIETLEQIKKIAAGVHIMPLNDIDTTLHIIDHV, encoded by the coding sequence ATGACATTAAGAGAGAAACATCAACAAGGGAAGTTCACCATCACTGTTGAATTAGACCCACCAAAGAGCAGTTCTGCTCAAAAAGTATTCGACCAAGCAGCGCGTTTAAAAGGTAAGGTTGACGCTATTAACATCGCTGACAGCCCTATGTCCAAAATGCGTATGAGCCCAATTTCCTTGTCTTATTTGTTACAACACAATAAAGATATCGAAACTATCTTCCACCTTACATGCCGCGATCGTAATATCATCGGCTTGCAATCCGAATTACTTGGTGCTGCAGCACTTGGCGTAAATAATATCTTAACCCTTACTGGTGACAAACCAGATAATGGGGACCATCCATTTGCACAATCCGTATTCGAAGTAGACTGCATGGGTTTACTAAATATCGCTAAAACTTTGAATTCTGGCAAAGACTTGGCAGGTAACGACTTAGACGAGCCTACAAACTTCTACATCGGTGCTACTGGTAACCCTGGTGCTCCAGATTTAGAAATCGAACGTCAAAAATTGGCTGCTAAAATTAAAAATGGTGCGCATTTCGTACAAACACAACCAATTTACGATTTAGAACAAGCAAAACGCTACATCGATAAAATGTCTGAGTTCGATGTGCCTATTATGCTCGGTTTAATTCCACTTAAAAGCTTCAAAATGGCCACATACCTACACGAAAAAGTGCCTGGGATCAACCTTACACAAGAAATCCTAGACCGCGTAGAAAAGGGTGGTAAAGAAGCGGGTACAGAAATCGCTATCGAAACATTGGAACAAATCAAAAAAATCGCTGCAGGCGTACATATTATGCCTTTAAACGATATCGATACAACATTACACATCATTGACCACGTATAA